TGTCAACTATTTTTAAAACAAATCCTTATTTTACTGATATACAATTCATTCACTAAAATAATTCCGATTAAAAAAGAAAATTGAACGATTATTTTTACTAACTTTAAATGTTAAATATTGCCTAATAAAAACTTAAAAATTACTCTGATGAAACAATTATTTATTTTTTTGGTAATGATGCTCCTTTGGATTCCGTTAAACGCTCAAACTGTTGCTGAAGGCAATAAAGAGGAAAGTTTAACAACTTTTAAAACTGAAAAAGACGATTTTCAAGATAGTTCTCTAGATGATCTTCCGTGGCACAATAGACGCTTTAAAGTTACTGCCGGTGGTTTTTTTCCTGTAAATAATACTCAGGTTAAAGTTGAAGGCAACAACGGAAATATAGGAACTGAAATTGATCTTGAGAGTGATTTAGGATTTTCTAAATCAACTGTATCATTTTTAGGGACATTTGACTGGCGTATATCCAAAAGATCCCGATTAGGTTTTGAATATTTTGTACTAGACAGAACTGCAACAAAAACGCTGCAAAGAGATATTAATTTCGGAGACCATACTTACCCTTTGGACGGAAGAGTTCAAGGTACTTTTAATGTACAGATTGCTAGAATTGCTTATGGCTACGCTATTTTATCTAAACCTAAATATCAAGCAGGTCTATTGATTGGGGCGCATGTTCTTTTCGCAGATTTAGGTCTACGATTAGATGCCAATACACAAACTGTAGAATATCATGATACTTTTGATTTTACTGCGCCACTGCCCGATATTGGAATTTGGGGCGAATTTGTTCTTGGAAAACGCTGGGGTTTATATGCCAACGTAAATTATCTTGCCGTAAAAATTAATGACACTGATGGCCGAATAATAAGCTACAATTTATCGGTTTTATATAATGTGGTTCAAAACTTTAGTCTTACTGCTGGTTACACTGGTTTGAATTTTAGAATAGATACGGTTCAAGACCGATTAAATGGTTTCTTAAAATGGGGATATAACGGCCCAACAATTACAGCAGTGTATACTTTTGGAAAGCACGTTAAAGTTACTAAATAAAGCTTCTGAGTTTTTTTTACCGCAAAGAGCGCAAAGGATTACGCAAAGTTCGCAAAGTTTTTATACAAAGCTTTGCGAATTTTATGTTTTTACAAAACCTCACAAAAAGACCATTGCGAAAAAATTTTGCGCTCTTTGCGGTAAAATTATACTCAACGTTTCTCAAACCTGAAACCTGAAACTTGAAACAAAAAAAAAAACCCGATAACTCTCCAGCTATCGGGTTTATTACCAAACTTAAACTTACTTAACTTAACTCAAAATAAAACTTAACTAATTTATTTTTCGATTGGAGTGAATTTTACCGCTGTTCCTCCTCCAGCTGCCAATTTGATATTGAGAACGGTTTTGTTGTTTACTTTTTGTTTAGAGATTGTAACTGGATACGGATTGGTTTTATAATTTGCTCCAGGTCCGTCTGCATAGATTTCTGCTTCGTATTCTTTGTTTTTATCTAAAAATGAAAGCGTTACTTTTAGGTCTCTCGCATCTCTATTGGTAATCGAACCTAAATACCAATTTTTCTCGTCCCAATCTTTACGGGCAATTGTTGCATATTCTCCAATTTTAGAATCTAAAACTTTAGTATCCGACCAAGTGCAAGGCACGTCTTTTACGAATTGAAATTCTGGTTTTTCTTCATAGTTTTCAGGTAAATCAGAAGCCATTTGCAACGGACTGAAAATAATCACATACAATGCCAATTGATTTGCCAAAGTGGTCTGTACTTTTGCTCCAGATGGTGTTTTGTAATCAAAATTGAAATTCCCTGGTGTGTAATCAAACGGTCCAGAAAGCATTCTGGTAAAAGGCAAAGTCGTTAAATGCTCTGGCGTATTTCCTCCATCTACAGACCATGCATTGTATTCCTGTCCTCTTCCGCCTTCTTGCGACATAAAGTTCGGATACGTACGCTGTAACCCCGTTCCTTTCATTGGTTCGTGGTTATCGATCATGATATGATATTTTGCCGCAGTCTCAATTACTTTTCTGTAATGACGTGCACCGTACTGGCTGTCATGCCATTCTTTTTTATCCAAATATTTATTTACGTAACCTGTTTTAACCGAATTCACTCCCATTTTCTGATACAGTTTGAAAGCCTCTTCCAACTGGTTCTCATAATTTTTGGTTGCGCCTGCTGTTTCATGATGTCCTATTAAACGAACATTTTTTACAGCCGCATATTTGGTAATTTCTTCCAAATTAAAGTCTGGATATGCTTTTACAAAACTAAAGGCAGAACCATCGGCAGTCCAATCGCCGTCCCAACCTTCATTCCATCCTTCTACTAAAACTCCGTCAAAACCATTTTTCGCAGCAAAATCAATATATTCTTTTGTATTTTTGGTTGTTGCACCGTGTTTTGGACCTTGTCCCCAAGTATATTTTTCCAAATGCATGCCCCACCAAATTCCAACATATTTTGAAGGAGTGATCCAAGATAAATCTTCAATTTTTGAAGGCTCATTTAAATTCAGCATAATGGTTGAAGTTGCTACTTGTCCAGGATTTTTTCCAACCACAATAGTTCTCCAAGGTGTTTTAAAAGGTGTTTCTGCATATACTTTTACACCATCTGCCCACGGCACCAAATCACTTTTGTATTGTTTGTCTGTAGTTTTTAGAAGCGTCATTGAGGCAAAATCTGTTAAATTGGCTTCGTGAATCGCTACATACAATTTGTTTTTGGTTTCAAAGGTTGCCGGAGTATTGATAGTATCTGTTTTACTCATTAACGTTTTACGGTATTCACTTTCGTAATAACTATTTTCACGATGAACAGGAATCCACCAAACCTCGTTATTATCTTTAAAAGTAAATTGTGTTACTTCGTTAGAGATTTTTACTTTTCCTAAATGAGGCTGTTTTGGAAACTCATAACGAAATCCTACTCCATCATCAAAAACTCTAAAGATAATATCGACCAAACGTTCCTCGCCTTTTGCTTCTTTTAAGTGAACAATCAGTTCATTATGATGATCTCTAACTTTTTTAAATTCGCCCCAAGGCTGTTCCCAAGTTTCATCTGCCGATTTTTCTTCGGTCGAAACGACTTCAAAACCATCCGTCATTTTAGCTAAACCTTGAAATTCAAATCCCATGAGAGATGGTTCAATAACCGATTTTCCGTTAGAAGAAAAACTATATTGAGGCTGTCCAGAAGGCGTTAATTCAAAAGTTAATTCAGAGATTTTTTCAGGAGAACTGATTTTATACGTTTTTTTAGTACTGCAAGCCATAACGAGCATTGTGGCAAAAGCTATTAGACAGTATCTATATTTTCTGTTTTTCATTATTTAAATTGTATTAATTACAGCTCTATTTTATTTCGCTTAATGTTTGTTTTGCTTTTGCTGGCTGCATAGAAACAAAATAATTAAACACTTGATCGAGTTTTTTCTGGGCTTCGACATTTCCTTTTTTCTGTACGCGTAAATCATACAATTTGCTAATATCTGGAAATACGCTTTCTGTATTTTTTACTCCAGCAAAAGCTTTGATTTTTTCGACAAAAGAATATCCAAATTCAACTGTTGGCTCAATCATGGTTCCTTCTCCGAAATCATTCCATGTAATCAGCTGCAAGTAATTTATATTGGCATTTTTTGCCAAAGTCAAAGTTTCGTCAAGTGTCGCTCCATTGTTATGTTCGATCGTCCATCCAATTGCTGCTCCACCTCCGCCTGCGGCATAAAAATCTTTAAAACCAGGATAAGCGCTACCCATTGCAACACCCAATTTTGGTTTTGTGTTGGTATAAAAATTAGTTAGATAACTATTGTCTTTATATACCCACGCATATTCTCCAGAAGCATTTTCTCCTGCCATTGAAGAGTGATCCCAAAGTGTCAAGAAAGTTGGTTTTGCTGTTAAAGTATTAAAGACATTTGTCCATTCAGCTGGGGTCTGTAGCACAATTGGTCCAAAATTCATTAACAGCGGTTTACCATTAATCTTAATATAATTAGCATCAGAAAAATAATTCTTCTCTACATAAGCCAAATCTGTTTTTGCTGCACTAGTTACCGAAATTGCTTTTCCAGCATTCACAACATTAGTCAAAAATCGGTCTTCGTATACAATAGCATATTCTAAACCTACTTTATCAAGCATTTCGATTAATTGATCAGTATTCTCTTTAATCATTCCGTAATCGTTCACATCATAAGTGCCGTACCAATCAATAAGAATTCCATCAATTCCTGAATATTTCATCAACAGTAAATGATTTTCGATCACATTTTTATCGCCTGAGTGATAAGGTCCAATCAGCGGATAATAGTACGATGCAATTTCTCTTCTTCCGTTTGCTCCTACGTTGTTCGGATTTTTATTGGCCATTGTCCAATGATATCCCCATTTTTTATCGGCACTACTTTCGTTGGTTTCAAACCACGGCATGTAATGCATATAAATTTTAGTGCTGTTGGTT
The Flavobacterium humidisoli DNA segment above includes these coding regions:
- a CDS encoding glycoside hydrolase family 97 protein, with the protein product MKNRKYRYCLIAFATMLVMACSTKKTYKISSPEKISELTFELTPSGQPQYSFSSNGKSVIEPSLMGFEFQGLAKMTDGFEVVSTEEKSADETWEQPWGEFKKVRDHHNELIVHLKEAKGEERLVDIIFRVFDDGVGFRYEFPKQPHLGKVKISNEVTQFTFKDNNEVWWIPVHRENSYYESEYRKTLMSKTDTINTPATFETKNKLYVAIHEANLTDFASMTLLKTTDKQYKSDLVPWADGVKVYAETPFKTPWRTIVVGKNPGQVATSTIMLNLNEPSKIEDLSWITPSKYVGIWWGMHLEKYTWGQGPKHGATTKNTKEYIDFAAKNGFDGVLVEGWNEGWDGDWTADGSAFSFVKAYPDFNLEEITKYAAVKNVRLIGHHETAGATKNYENQLEEAFKLYQKMGVNSVKTGYVNKYLDKKEWHDSQYGARHYRKVIETAAKYHIMIDNHEPMKGTGLQRTYPNFMSQEGGRGQEYNAWSVDGGNTPEHLTTLPFTRMLSGPFDYTPGNFNFDYKTPSGAKVQTTLANQLALYVIIFSPLQMASDLPENYEEKPEFQFVKDVPCTWSDTKVLDSKIGEYATIARKDWDEKNWYLGSITNRDARDLKVTLSFLDKNKEYEAEIYADGPGANYKTNPYPVTISKQKVNNKTVLNIKLAAGGGTAVKFTPIEK
- a CDS encoding glycoside hydrolase family 71/99-like protein gives rise to the protein MKRYITSLVFGLMSIAMVAGCSSDDKGSDKPVEPEKTDPVAIEKTNSTKIYMHYMPWFETNESSADKKWGYHWTMANKNPNNVGANGRREIASYYYPLIGPYHSGDKNVIENHLLLMKYSGIDGILIDWYGTYDVNDYGMIKENTDQLIEMLDKVGLEYAIVYEDRFLTNVVNAGKAISVTSAAKTDLAYVEKNYFSDANYIKINGKPLLMNFGPIVLQTPAEWTNVFNTLTAKPTFLTLWDHSSMAGENASGEYAWVYKDNSYLTNFYTNTKPKLGVAMGSAYPGFKDFYAAGGGGAAIGWTIEHNNGATLDETLTLAKNANINYLQLITWNDFGEGTMIEPTVEFGYSFVEKIKAFAGVKNTESVFPDISKLYDLRVQKKGNVEAQKKLDQVFNYFVSMQPAKAKQTLSEIK